In the Helianthus annuus cultivar XRQ/B chromosome 11, HanXRQr2.0-SUNRISE, whole genome shotgun sequence genome, one interval contains:
- the LOC110887670 gene encoding ATP-dependent DNA helicase PIF1-like, whose protein sequence is MPPHALHLKEGLPIMLLRNVNPSQGLCNGTRLIITDLGKFVIKARILTGSNRGDTALIPRITLSSTKSKWPFIMKRRQFPVKPCYAMTINKSQGQSLKVVGLYLPRPVFSHGQLYVALSRVTTPEGLKIVIVGDDNGSMKNHTRNIVYKETFNNLAPSDEAQ, encoded by the coding sequence ATGCCTCCACACGCTTTGCATTTAAAAGAAGGCCTCCCTATCATGCTTTTAAGAAATGTGAACCCCTCACAAGGATTATGTAATGGCACCCGCCTTATTATAACAGACCTTGGTAAATTTGTTATCAAGGCTAGAATACTTACTGGGTCTAATCGTGGAGATACTGCATTAATACCGAGAATAACCCTTTCATCGACGAAATCAAAATGGCCATTTATTATGAAAAGACGCCAGTTCCCAGTAAAACCATGCTATGCAATGACCATTAATAAAAGTCAAGGCCAATCATTAAAAGTCGTTGGTCTGTATTTGCCTCGCCCTGTGTTCAGCCATGGCCAGCTATATGTCGCGCTTTCAAGGGTTACGACACCTGAAGGTTTAAAGATTGTCATCGTCGGAGACGACAACGGTAGCATGAAAAACCATACCAGAAACATCGTTTATAAAGAGACATTTAACAATTTGGCGCCATCAGATGAGGCACAATAA
- the LOC110889417 gene encoding allene oxide cyclase, chloroplastic, which produces MAAASASLQSIPSSVKLSCTTRATSVTASNCLSFKNSINPVFSQKLATTSKASDSRRGFSVKSQSNPTESSRPTKVHQLCVYEINERDRGSPAYLRLGQKPVNSLGDLVPFTNKVYSADLQTRLGITAGICILIKNMPEKKGDRYEAIYSFHLGDYGQISVQGAYVTTEDTYLSVTGGTGIFAGAYGQVKLQQLVFPFKLFYTFYLQGLSADLPSELLVTPVPPSPAVEASPAAKAVEVGATGPNYSD; this is translated from the exons ATGGCTGCCGCTTCAGCTTCTCTACAATCAATCCCATCATCTGTCAAGCTGTCATGCACCACCCGCGCCACTAGTGTCACAGCTAGTAACTGTCTGTCATTCAAAAACTCAATTAACCCAGTTTTCTCTCAGAAACTAGCCACCACTTCCAAGGCTTCGGATAGCCGAAGAGGATTTAGCGTCAAGAGTCAAAGCAACCCGACGGAGTCTTCGAGACCTA CGAAAGTTCATCAGCTGTGTGTGTATGAGATCAACGAAAGAGACCGTGGAAGCCCTGCGTATCTTCGATTGGGTCAAAAACCCGTGAATTCCCTCGGTGATCTTGTTCCGTTTACCAATAAA GTATATAGTGCGGATCTTCAAACAAGACTGGGGATCACCGCCGGAATATGCATTCTGATCAAGAACATGCCGGAGAAGAAAGGTGACCGGTACGAAGCTATTTACAGCTTTCATCTAGGAGACTACGGGCAAATATCGGTACAGGGTGCATATGTGACGACGGAGGACACTTATCTTTCCGTCACCGGCGGTACCGGAATCTTCGCCGGAGCGTACGGTCAAGTCAAGTTGCAGCAGCTGGTGTTCCCCTTTAAGTTGTTTTATACTTTTTACTTGCAAGGTTTGTCTGCTGATTTGCCGTCGGAGTTGTTGGTGACTCCGGTTCCGCCGTCTCCGGCGGTGGAGGCGTCGCCGGCGGCGAAAGCGGTGGAGGTTGGGGCTACTGGTCCAAACTATTCTGATTAA